A genomic region of Eucalyptus grandis isolate ANBG69807.140 chromosome 5, ASM1654582v1, whole genome shotgun sequence contains the following coding sequences:
- the LOC120293774 gene encoding putative B3 domain-containing protein At1g78640 has translation MKLVDPFTLELPPTGDVPRGELHTLLPSIGSSSCVSFLHDHERNHEEEGGETSSAAVVVPARVFFPLTPDPTRGFLDTKELSAAPARPEQKSTASLTDDGTLIVDKKAKRCRSQKGRRGASECEAEEERCGDVSTELVLRYDPYKIKKTLKKSDLGHLSRLLIPRAGVAAYVLPCMDEERASRVKSSEGAEVVVWDEDTLRAPTGVCLLGIVRVLRPEGCWMKEFVQRRGLAEGNEIGICWDPIASKFDFSLLHKAN, from the coding sequence ATGAAGCTTGTCGATCCCTTCACCCTGGAATTGCCTCCGACTGGCGACGTCCCGAGAGGCGAGTTACACACGCTGCTGCCGTCGATCGGCTCTTCGTCATGCGTTTCTTTTCTGCACGACCACGAGCGGAATCACGAAGAAGAGGGTGGAGAAACTTCGTCTGCTGCAGTGGTGGTGCCAGCTCGCGTCTTCTTTCCCCTCACGCCGGATCCGACGAGGGGTTTCTTGGACACGAAGGAACTCAGTGCCGCTCCAGCCCGACCGGAGCAGAAGTCCACGGCCTCACTCACTGACGACGGAACTCTGATTGTGGATAAGAAGGCGAAGCGCTGTAGAAGCCAGAAGGGAAGGAGAGGGGCCTCAGAATGtgaagcagaggaagagagaTGCGGGGACGTTTCCACGGAGCTGGTGCTGCGCTATGACCCTTATAAGATCAAGAAGACGCTTAAGAAGAGCGATCTTGGCCACCTGTCGAGGCTCTTGATCCCGCGGGCGGGCGTGGCGGCCTACGTGCTCCCGTGCATGGATGAAGAGAGAGCGAGTCGAGTCAAGAGCAGCGAGGGTGCCGAGGTCGTGGTGTGGGACGAGGACACACTCCGAGCACCAACTGGTGTTTGCTTACTGGGCATCGTCAGGGTCCTACGTCCTGAAGGGTGCTGGATGAAGGAGTTCGTGCAGCGGAGGGGGTTGGCTGAAGGCAATGAGATCGGGATATGTTGGGATCCTATTGCTAGCAAGTTCGATTTCAGCCTTCTTCACAAGGCGAATTAG